In Myxococcus stipitatus, the following are encoded in one genomic region:
- a CDS encoding AMP-binding protein codes for MSQTPSYVHGTSATALLGETLGQNLRRTVERHGEREALVVVSQGFRATYREFWDMTTQVAKGLLAMGVEKGDRVGIWSPNRFEWVVTQYAAARIGAILVNLNPAYRTAELEYSLNQSGTSVLLLARGFRQTDYRAMLEEVRPRCPALRVALVLDEDWQLLLSNARHVSEHTLEDRESSLQFDDPINIQYTSGTTGSPKGATLSHHNVLNNGYFIGEALRYGPEDRVCVPVPFYHCFGMVIGNLACTSHGSTLVIPGEAFEALAVLQAVQAERCTSLYGVPTMFIAELEHPRFGEFDLSSLRTGVMAGSPCPVEVMKQVQSRMNMREVTICYGMTETSPVSTQSSLDDPLDKRVSTVGRVHPHLEVKVINPETGAVLPRGAAGELCTRGYSVMLGYWANAEATAKAVDAAGWMHTGDLATMDAEGYVRIVGRIKDLIIRGGENISPREVEEFLHTHPGVSEAQVIGVPSAKYGEEVMAWVKPKPGVTLTPEELTRHCSGRIATFKIPRYWKLVDAFPMTVTGKVQKFRMREVSVAELGLESVASIKTA; via the coding sequence ATGAGCCAGACGCCTTCGTATGTCCATGGCACCAGTGCCACGGCCTTGTTGGGGGAGACCCTGGGGCAGAACCTGCGGCGGACGGTGGAGCGCCACGGTGAGCGAGAGGCATTGGTGGTGGTGTCCCAGGGGTTCCGGGCGACGTACCGGGAGTTCTGGGACATGACGACCCAGGTGGCCAAGGGGTTGTTGGCCATGGGCGTGGAGAAGGGGGACCGGGTGGGCATCTGGTCCCCCAACCGCTTCGAGTGGGTGGTGACGCAGTACGCGGCCGCGCGGATTGGCGCGATTCTGGTCAATCTCAATCCGGCCTACCGCACCGCGGAGCTGGAGTATTCGCTCAACCAGTCCGGCACCAGCGTGCTGCTGTTGGCGCGAGGCTTCAGGCAGACAGACTACCGGGCCATGTTGGAGGAGGTCAGACCTCGCTGCCCCGCGCTGCGGGTGGCGCTGGTGTTGGATGAGGACTGGCAGCTGCTGCTCTCCAATGCCAGGCATGTGAGCGAGCACACGCTGGAGGACCGGGAGTCGTCGCTCCAGTTCGACGACCCCATCAACATCCAATACACGTCCGGGACGACGGGCTCACCGAAGGGCGCGACGTTGTCGCACCACAACGTGCTGAACAACGGGTACTTCATCGGCGAGGCGCTGAGGTACGGCCCCGAGGACCGCGTCTGTGTTCCGGTGCCCTTCTACCATTGCTTCGGGATGGTGATTGGGAACCTGGCGTGTACCTCGCACGGCTCCACGCTGGTGATTCCGGGCGAGGCCTTCGAGGCGCTGGCGGTGCTCCAGGCGGTGCAGGCGGAGCGCTGCACGTCGCTGTACGGCGTGCCCACCATGTTCATCGCGGAGCTGGAGCACCCTCGCTTCGGGGAGTTCGACCTGTCGTCGCTGCGCACCGGGGTGATGGCGGGCTCTCCGTGTCCGGTGGAGGTGATGAAGCAGGTGCAGTCGCGGATGAACATGCGCGAGGTGACCATCTGCTACGGGATGACGGAGACGTCTCCGGTGTCCACGCAGAGCTCATTGGATGACCCGCTGGACAAGCGCGTGTCCACGGTGGGGCGGGTGCATCCCCATCTGGAGGTGAAGGTCATCAACCCGGAGACGGGGGCCGTGCTGCCGCGAGGCGCGGCGGGGGAGCTGTGTACGCGAGGGTACAGCGTGATGCTGGGGTACTGGGCGAACGCGGAGGCCACGGCCAAGGCGGTGGATGCTGCGGGGTGGATGCACACCGGCGACCTGGCGACGATGGATGCGGAGGGCTACGTGCGGATTGTCGGCCGCATCAAGGACCTCATCATCCGGGGTGGGGAGAACATCTCGCCGCGCGAGGTGGAGGAGTTCCTCCACACGCACCCCGGGGTCAGCGAGGCACAGGTCATCGGCGTGCCGAGCGCGAAGTATGGCGAGGAGGTGATGGCCTGGGTGAAGCCGAAGCCGGGCGTGACGCTCACGCCCGAGGAGCTGACCCGGCACTGCTCGGGCCGCATCGCCACGTTCAAGATTCCGCGCTACTGGAAGCTCGTGGATGCGTTCCCGATGACAGTGACAGGCAAGGTGCAGAAGTTCCGGATGCGCGAGGTGTCCGTGGCCGAGCTGGGCCTGGAGTCCGTCGCGTCCATCAAGACCGCTTGA
- the epsC gene encoding serine O-acetyltransferase EpsC, with protein MDDSNARLVEALLQARQRHCFPPDVRRAAPEFVGQVLGLLFPHFAERLECTAAAVRRDVTTVEASLHRLRESLLPLYPGIDANIPARFMERLPDIYEWLRQDSQAIYDADPAARSVDEVILTYPGFLAIAIFRVAHALHELEFPLLPRLLSEHAHQRTGVDIHPGATIGRRFVIDHGTGVVVGETTLIGDNVKLYQGVTLGALMVEKGLADKKRHPTIEDDVVVYANATILGGATVVGRGSIVAGNAWLTQSIAPNSVVTRRSEIRPRGADGALDSIEFHI; from the coding sequence ATGGATGACTCCAACGCCAGGCTGGTCGAGGCGCTCTTGCAAGCCCGCCAGCGCCACTGCTTCCCCCCGGACGTGCGCCGGGCGGCCCCCGAGTTCGTAGGACAGGTGCTCGGGCTGCTGTTCCCCCACTTCGCCGAGCGCCTGGAGTGTACCGCCGCCGCCGTCCGCCGGGACGTCACCACGGTGGAGGCCAGCCTTCACCGGCTGCGCGAATCACTCCTCCCGCTCTACCCGGGCATCGACGCCAACATCCCCGCCCGGTTCATGGAGCGGCTGCCGGACATCTACGAGTGGCTCCGCCAGGACTCCCAGGCCATCTACGACGCCGACCCCGCCGCCCGCTCCGTGGACGAGGTCATCCTCACGTACCCGGGCTTCCTGGCCATCGCCATCTTCCGCGTGGCCCATGCGCTCCATGAACTGGAGTTCCCGCTGCTGCCGCGCCTGCTCTCCGAACACGCCCACCAGCGCACCGGGGTGGACATCCATCCGGGCGCCACCATCGGCCGCCGGTTCGTGATTGACCACGGCACGGGTGTCGTCGTGGGTGAGACGACGCTGATTGGCGACAACGTGAAGCTCTACCAGGGCGTCACCCTGGGAGCCCTCATGGTGGAGAAGGGCCTGGCCGACAAGAAGCGCCATCCCACCATCGAGGACGACGTGGTGGTGTACGCCAACGCCACCATCCTGGGTGGCGCGACGGTGGTGGGGCGCGGCAGCATCGTCGCCGGCAACGCATGGCTCACCCAGAGCATCGCCCCCAACTCCGTGGTCACCCGCCGCAGTGAGATTCGCCCCCGGGGGGCCGACGGCGCCCTGGACTCCATCGAGTTCCATATCTGA
- the cysK gene encoding cysteine synthase A, with protein sequence MKANNILETIGNTPHVRINRLFPPRVTVHMKLERANPGGSIKDRIALSMIEDAEKRGLLKKNSIIIEPTSGNTGIGLAMVAAVKGYKLVLVMPESMSIERRRLMAAYGATFELTPRALGMKGAIARATELVGQVPDAWMPQQFDNEANIEVHKRTTAQEILRDFPDGLDYLITGVGTGGHITGCAEVLKQHWPKLKVFAVEPTKSPVISGGQPGPHPIQGIGAGFIPKNLHTDILDGTVQVAEEDAFEFTRRSAREEGIFVGISSGAALSAVNQKLGEMTDGSRVLCFCYDTGERYLSIDSLFPAQG encoded by the coding sequence ATGAAGGCGAACAACATCCTGGAGACCATCGGCAACACGCCGCACGTGCGTATCAACCGGCTGTTCCCGCCTCGCGTCACGGTCCACATGAAGCTGGAGCGCGCCAACCCCGGCGGAAGCATCAAGGACCGCATCGCCCTGTCCATGATTGAGGACGCGGAGAAGCGTGGCCTGCTCAAGAAGAACAGCATCATCATCGAGCCCACCAGCGGCAACACCGGCATCGGTCTGGCCATGGTCGCCGCGGTGAAGGGCTACAAGCTGGTGCTCGTCATGCCGGAGTCGATGAGCATCGAGCGCCGCCGGTTGATGGCCGCCTATGGCGCGACGTTCGAACTCACCCCGCGCGCCTTGGGCATGAAGGGCGCCATCGCCCGCGCCACGGAGCTCGTCGGCCAGGTGCCGGACGCGTGGATGCCGCAGCAGTTCGACAACGAGGCCAACATCGAGGTGCACAAGCGCACCACCGCGCAGGAGATCCTCAGGGACTTCCCGGACGGGCTCGACTACTTGATTACGGGCGTGGGCACCGGTGGCCACATCACCGGCTGCGCCGAGGTGCTCAAGCAGCACTGGCCCAAGCTCAAGGTGTTCGCGGTGGAGCCCACCAAGTCGCCCGTCATCAGCGGCGGCCAGCCCGGTCCCCACCCCATCCAGGGCATCGGCGCGGGCTTCATCCCCAAGAACCTGCACACCGACATCCTGGACGGCACGGTGCAGGTGGCCGAGGAGGACGCCTTCGAGTTCACCCGCCGCTCCGCGCGCGAGGAAGGCATCTTCGTGGGCATCTCCTCGGGCGCGGCGCTGTCCGCGGTGAACCAGAAGCTGGGCGAGATGACGGACGGTAGCCGCGTGTTGTGCTTCTGCTACGACACGGGCGAGCGCTACCTCTCCATCGACTCGCTCTTCCCGGCCCAGGGTTGA
- a CDS encoding aminotransferase class V-fold PLP-dependent enzyme has protein sequence MTRPLESYRALFPVLQEQLYLNHAGVAPTSLRAAEAVRGWMDDLVYHGIRHERGWEAHCERIRALAARLLHAEPGEIAFVRNTSHGLGLVAEGLDWRPGDEVAVASSLEYPSNVYPWLHLKDRGVVVREIQTPSGGVTPEAVAQALTSRTRLVAVSSVQFATGFRTDLEAVGALCERAGVLFCVDGIQSVGCVPVDVKKCRIHFLSADSHKWMLGISGIGVLYVAQEVLPRLRPVLVGWRSTTDAWNFSRTHFELRSDAGKFEEGSAAYPGLYAMGAALELLQEVGVENIEARIRELLARLEKGLLELGCEVGPAPEHRAGILTFLPPGVQARELGVYLAEHHVAHSVRRGRIRLSPHFYNLPSEMDRVVELVRAYRP, from the coding sequence ATGACGCGTCCCCTCGAGTCCTACCGCGCCCTCTTTCCCGTGCTGCAGGAGCAGCTCTATCTCAACCACGCGGGGGTGGCCCCCACCAGCCTGCGCGCCGCCGAGGCGGTGCGAGGATGGATGGACGACCTCGTCTACCACGGCATCCGCCACGAGCGCGGTTGGGAGGCCCACTGCGAGCGGATCCGCGCCCTGGCGGCCCGCCTCCTCCACGCCGAGCCCGGCGAGATTGCCTTCGTGCGCAACACCAGCCATGGCCTGGGCCTGGTGGCCGAAGGCTTGGATTGGCGGCCCGGCGACGAAGTGGCCGTGGCCTCCTCGCTGGAGTACCCCTCCAATGTCTATCCCTGGCTGCACCTGAAGGACCGGGGCGTCGTGGTGCGCGAAATCCAGACACCCTCCGGCGGCGTCACCCCGGAGGCCGTCGCCCAGGCGCTCACGTCGCGCACGCGCCTGGTCGCGGTGTCCTCCGTGCAGTTCGCCACCGGTTTCCGCACGGACCTGGAGGCCGTGGGCGCGCTGTGTGAGCGCGCCGGTGTGCTCTTCTGCGTGGACGGCATCCAGAGCGTGGGGTGCGTCCCGGTGGACGTGAAGAAGTGCCGCATCCACTTCCTCAGCGCGGACAGCCACAAGTGGATGCTGGGCATCTCCGGCATCGGCGTGTTGTACGTGGCCCAGGAGGTGTTGCCCCGCCTGCGCCCGGTGCTGGTGGGCTGGCGCAGCACCACGGACGCGTGGAACTTCAGTCGTACCCACTTCGAGCTGCGCTCCGACGCGGGCAAGTTCGAGGAAGGCAGCGCCGCGTACCCCGGCCTCTACGCGATGGGCGCCGCGCTGGAGCTGTTGCAGGAGGTGGGCGTGGAGAACATCGAGGCGCGCATCCGCGAGCTGCTCGCCCGTCTGGAGAAGGGCCTGCTCGAGCTGGGCTGCGAGGTGGGGCCCGCGCCGGAGCATCGCGCGGGCATCCTCACCTTCCTGCCGCCGGGCGTCCAGGCGCGGGAGCTCGGCGTCTACCTGGCCGAGCACCACGTCGCCCACTCCGTGCGCCGCGGGCGCATCCGCCTGTCGCCCCACTTCTACAACCTGCCGTCGGAGATGGACCGGGTGGTGGAGCTGGTGCGCGCCTACCGCCCCTGA
- a CDS encoding c-type cytochrome: MRRDVRSPMKSTLLLCTLLTGCAGTVQAPYPAIHADSSSAALERGAAIFHASCEACHRGGDMETASGAPLHELPSYMGSFHSSNLTSHPTAGIGSATDGELARAIRYAVSRDGRLMVMPSYGMGDKDVAAVLGFMRSNHPLFSPDPKLAPRSEFSFIGGLGFRFITGNEPVQRPPLGIPVPSKGPTLEYGRYMAHDVYDCASCHTPGFSPDKTSDDKVFSGGMAFKDAEGHEVLSSNITFHATGLAHWTLEDFTRAVRDGIAPDGSMVRMPMPRFRGMDNDEARALYDYLRSMPPRKNEVEGARPRLTATSQRPAWVAAAPGGEATRSTESVVVASGTPASSTSTVVIPASGTLPRATGAASPGTTAPSNVSASPRATASPGVPDALAATRPAASSSDADSVPHASPSSASPQALPAPASVDAAKLFTQFGCVGCHGPGARYHAQMTRAAGRTEDELVQWIRTPARFQPGTPMPTYAELLDIPTAQTLARWVKSGGPTAPASVTH, from the coding sequence ATGCGACGCGACGTCCGCAGTCCCATGAAGAGCACGTTGCTGCTGTGCACCCTGCTGACGGGGTGCGCAGGAACCGTCCAGGCCCCCTATCCGGCCATTCACGCGGACAGCTCCTCCGCCGCGCTTGAGCGGGGGGCCGCCATCTTCCATGCGAGCTGCGAGGCCTGTCATCGCGGCGGGGACATGGAGACCGCCTCGGGGGCGCCGCTCCATGAGCTGCCGTCGTACATGGGGAGCTTTCACTCCTCCAACCTGACCTCGCATCCCACGGCGGGCATCGGCTCCGCGACGGACGGGGAGCTGGCGCGCGCCATCCGCTACGCGGTGAGCCGGGATGGGCGGCTGATGGTGATGCCCAGCTATGGGATGGGGGACAAGGACGTGGCGGCGGTGCTGGGCTTCATGCGGTCGAACCATCCGCTCTTCTCGCCAGACCCGAAGCTCGCGCCCCGCTCCGAGTTCAGCTTCATCGGTGGCCTGGGCTTCCGCTTCATCACGGGGAACGAGCCAGTGCAGCGCCCGCCGCTCGGCATCCCCGTGCCGTCGAAGGGTCCGACGCTGGAGTACGGCCGGTACATGGCGCACGACGTCTACGATTGCGCGTCATGCCACACGCCGGGCTTCAGTCCAGACAAGACGTCGGACGACAAGGTCTTCTCCGGTGGCATGGCCTTCAAGGACGCGGAGGGACACGAGGTCCTCTCCAGCAACATCACCTTCCACGCGACAGGACTCGCGCACTGGACGCTGGAGGACTTCACCCGCGCGGTGCGCGACGGCATCGCTCCGGATGGCTCCATGGTGCGGATGCCCATGCCTCGCTTCCGCGGCATGGACAACGACGAGGCACGGGCGCTGTATGACTATCTGCGCTCGATGCCACCACGGAAGAACGAGGTGGAGGGCGCGAGGCCCCGGCTCACGGCCACGTCGCAGCGGCCCGCATGGGTGGCGGCGGCCCCTGGCGGAGAAGCCACCCGTTCGACGGAGAGCGTCGTGGTTGCCTCGGGGACGCCCGCGTCGTCGACATCCACCGTCGTGATTCCCGCCTCGGGCACGCTCCCACGGGCGACGGGCGCGGCATCGCCGGGCACGACCGCACCATCGAACGTGTCCGCCTCGCCGCGCGCGACCGCATCACCGGGCGTTCCCGATGCCCTTGCCGCCACACGACCCGCTGCCTCCTCCAGCGACGCGGACTCCGTCCCCCACGCGTCGCCCTCTTCGGCTTCCCCCCAGGCCCTTCCCGCGCCAGCCTCCGTGGATGCCGCGAAGCTCTTCACCCAGTTCGGGTGTGTGGGATGCCATGGCCCGGGGGCCCGCTACCACGCGCAGATGACGCGCGCGGCGGGGCGCACCGAGGATGAACTGGTGCAGTGGATTCGCACCCCCGCGCGGTTCCAGCCCGGCACGCCGATGCCCACCTACGCGGAGCTGCTCGACATCCCCACCGCTCAGACCCTGGCTCGGTGGGTGAAATCCGGCGGTCCCACCGCGCCCGCCTCCGTCACGCACTGA
- a CDS encoding LamB/YcsF family protein: MTECLLNIDLGELPDEDERLYALAQVANIACGAHAGDDASMRRALELCARHGTQACAHPSYEDREGFGRRALDVAPGVLRGQVAGQCTRLARLAREQRVPVVFVKPHGALYHSANASPELARALVAGVVDALGSGITLIAPPTGALRDAAVDAGLPHAREGFADRGTRPDGSLIPRGQPGAVLTDAAKVRENTVRLATQGGVDTLCVHGDTPGAVELAREVRSTLDALSLRIEPLGDGALRFSLPDTVERRAAREVLKALPGVVDAVVTEQHACVYFDPGAPPSEPRLALAPLLYAPQSQAERALVTLRVRYDGPDLEKVAARAGLPMDEVARLHAAREYTVRCVGFLPGFAYLGELDPRIVVPRLPTPRQRVPALAVGIAGARTGVYPFASPGGWSLIGTAMDFTAFHPDRGAVLQLGDRVRFERVD; the protein is encoded by the coding sequence ATGACGGAGTGCCTCCTCAACATCGACCTGGGTGAGCTGCCCGACGAGGACGAGCGTCTCTACGCGCTCGCCCAGGTGGCCAACATCGCCTGTGGCGCGCATGCCGGTGACGACGCCTCCATGCGCCGTGCCCTGGAGCTCTGCGCGCGCCACGGCACCCAGGCCTGCGCGCACCCGTCCTATGAGGACCGCGAGGGCTTCGGACGGCGAGCCCTCGACGTGGCGCCCGGCGTCCTGCGCGGCCAGGTGGCGGGCCAGTGCACGCGCCTCGCCCGGCTCGCTCGCGAGCAGCGAGTGCCCGTCGTCTTCGTCAAGCCTCACGGCGCGCTGTACCACTCGGCCAACGCCTCGCCTGAGCTGGCGCGGGCGCTGGTCGCGGGAGTCGTGGACGCGTTGGGCTCGGGCATCACCCTCATCGCGCCGCCCACGGGCGCGCTGCGAGACGCGGCGGTCGACGCGGGCCTGCCCCATGCGCGCGAGGGCTTCGCGGACCGGGGCACCCGGCCGGATGGCTCGCTGATTCCTCGAGGACAACCCGGCGCCGTGCTCACGGACGCGGCGAAGGTGCGCGAGAACACCGTGCGCCTGGCCACCCAGGGCGGCGTCGATACCCTCTGCGTGCATGGCGACACGCCCGGGGCCGTGGAGCTGGCGCGCGAGGTGCGCTCCACGCTGGATGCGCTGTCGCTGCGCATCGAACCCTTGGGTGATGGCGCGCTGCGCTTCTCGCTGCCCGACACCGTGGAGCGGCGCGCCGCGCGCGAGGTGCTCAAGGCCCTGCCCGGCGTCGTCGACGCCGTCGTCACGGAGCAACACGCCTGCGTGTACTTCGACCCCGGCGCGCCCCCAAGCGAACCCCGCCTGGCCCTGGCGCCCCTGCTGTACGCGCCCCAGTCCCAGGCGGAGCGGGCCCTCGTCACGTTGCGCGTCCGCTATGACGGCCCCGACCTGGAGAAGGTCGCCGCGCGCGCGGGGCTCCCCATGGACGAAGTGGCCCGGCTCCACGCGGCGCGCGAGTACACCGTCCGGTGCGTGGGTTTCCTCCCGGGCTTCGCGTACCTGGGGGAGTTGGACCCGCGCATCGTCGTGCCTCGGCTCCCCACACCACGGCAGAGGGTGCCCGCGCTCGCGGTGGGCATCGCGGGGGCACGCACGGGCGTCTATCCCTTCGCCTCTCCGGGCGGATGGAGCTTGATTGGCACGGCCATGGACTTCACGGCCTTCCACCCGGACCGAGGCGCGGTATTGCAACTCGGTGACCGGGTGCGCTTCGAACGGGTGGACTGA
- a CDS encoding biotin-dependent carboxyltransferase family protein has translation MAGWLEVTGMAGPVMVQDGGRPGQMHHGVPPGGALVPELLAMANRAVGNTWSAAALECLGPLEVRARGRALRLSVDGRPSFLLPDGERFRVPAPEHASVSYLAVDGGLDVPQVLGGRGTLLVAKLGGHEGRLLRPGDLLPVGETRGSPEPVETAFPWEDPRPIRLTMGPDTENFDALMAASLLGSAFTVSNASDRVGMRLQGPALAHGDEGSSTSRPMVRGAIQVTLSGEPIVLGPDHPTTGGYPLIATVIRADWGRLGARRPGASVEFQSVTQDEARDAWNEYARRFRGGT, from the coding sequence ATGGCGGGCTGGCTGGAGGTCACGGGCATGGCGGGGCCCGTCATGGTGCAGGACGGCGGGAGGCCGGGGCAGATGCATCACGGCGTTCCACCCGGTGGAGCGCTGGTGCCGGAGCTCCTCGCGATGGCCAATCGCGCGGTGGGCAACACGTGGAGCGCGGCGGCGCTGGAGTGCCTCGGGCCCCTGGAGGTCCGCGCCCGAGGCAGGGCCCTGCGCCTCTCGGTGGATGGGCGACCATCGTTCCTGCTGCCCGACGGTGAGCGCTTCCGCGTCCCCGCGCCCGAACACGCCAGCGTCAGCTACCTCGCCGTCGACGGCGGGCTCGACGTTCCCCAGGTGCTCGGTGGGCGCGGCACGCTCCTGGTCGCGAAGCTGGGTGGCCATGAGGGCCGTCTGCTGCGGCCAGGGGACTTGCTCCCCGTCGGAGAGACACGCGGCAGCCCCGAGCCCGTGGAGACGGCATTCCCCTGGGAGGACCCGCGCCCCATCCGGCTGACGATGGGCCCGGACACGGAGAACTTCGACGCGCTGATGGCGGCTTCGCTCCTGGGGAGCGCCTTCACGGTGTCGAACGCGAGCGACCGCGTGGGCATGCGGCTCCAGGGGCCCGCCCTGGCGCATGGCGATGAAGGCTCGAGCACATCCCGCCCCATGGTGCGAGGCGCCATCCAGGTGACGCTCTCGGGCGAGCCCATCGTCCTCGGACCGGACCACCCCACCACGGGCGGCTATCCCCTCATCGCCACCGTCATCCGCGCGGACTGGGGACGGCTGGGCGCACGACGCCCCGGAGCCTCCGTCGAGTTCCAGTCCGTGACGCAGGACGAAGCCCGCGACGCCTGGAATGAATACGCGCGGCGCTTCCGAGGCGGCACGTGA
- a CDS encoding GNAT family N-acetyltransferase, whose protein sequence is MKQPLRLHTPRLILRDFQREDSEAVLAYQSKPAYLEHYERPAPTREEARAFVDMLCRWAEEQPRAKYQLAITLDGGQVMGTCGVRKAAPGDTVAEYGCELDPACWKHGYALEASRHLLTWSFETLGVRKLFALTRPQNLSAIRLAEALGFHRVEDGRYELTCP, encoded by the coding sequence GTGAAGCAGCCCCTGCGGCTGCACACCCCACGGCTCATCCTCCGCGACTTCCAACGCGAGGACAGCGAGGCGGTCCTCGCCTATCAGTCGAAGCCCGCCTATCTCGAGCACTACGAGCGTCCAGCGCCCACGCGAGAGGAAGCCCGTGCCTTCGTGGACATGCTGTGCCGCTGGGCCGAGGAACAGCCTCGCGCGAAGTACCAGCTCGCCATCACCCTGGACGGCGGCCAGGTGATGGGCACCTGTGGCGTGCGCAAGGCGGCGCCAGGGGACACCGTGGCGGAGTACGGCTGCGAGCTCGACCCGGCCTGCTGGAAGCACGGCTACGCGCTCGAGGCCTCGCGGCACCTGCTCACGTGGAGCTTCGAGACCCTGGGCGTCCGCAAGCTCTTCGCCCTCACGCGTCCCCAGAACCTGAGCGCCATCCGGCTCGCGGAGGCCCTGGGCTTCCACCGCGTCGAGGACGGACGCTACGAGCTGACCTGCCCCTGA
- a CDS encoding ATP-binding protein, protein MRTFQERPPLEALTFDDTRVLLEVVRELAHLRELEDIIARVRRAARQLSGADGVTFVLREGDLVHYADEEAIAPLWKGRRFPVEACISGWTILNDAPAIIEDVFADERVSCEAYRTTFVKSLVMVPVRRADPVGAIGAYWAERRELGAREVALLQALADSAAVAVENGRLYEAERKARRAAESQMRLRGELLAMVSHDLRNPLGVISMTSSLLAPFVAPQHGRARQHLDTLNRSALRMERLIHDLLDFAAIEGGGFRVRRVALSLSRLLEQASELEPLTLERGIELEVRLPERDVEVWCDPDRIHQVFSNLVGNAVRFTPPGGRITVMAEIQSGQVDLSVEDTGSGIAPEVLPVVFDRFRRPMTPVPGSGVGLGLSITRGIVEAHGGEVHVRSRLGEGTTFTFSLPREDEAVQGQVSS, encoded by the coding sequence TTGCGAACGTTTCAGGAGCGTCCGCCGCTCGAGGCACTGACGTTCGACGACACCCGTGTGTTGCTCGAGGTGGTGCGGGAGCTGGCGCACCTGCGGGAGCTCGAGGACATCATCGCGAGGGTGCGCCGCGCGGCCCGGCAGCTCAGCGGCGCGGATGGTGTCACCTTCGTCCTGCGTGAAGGGGACCTGGTCCACTACGCGGACGAGGAGGCCATCGCGCCCTTGTGGAAGGGCCGGCGCTTCCCGGTGGAGGCGTGCATCTCCGGGTGGACCATCCTGAATGACGCGCCGGCCATCATCGAGGACGTCTTCGCGGATGAGCGCGTCTCGTGCGAGGCCTACCGCACCACGTTCGTGAAGAGTCTGGTCATGGTGCCGGTGCGCAGAGCGGACCCGGTGGGGGCCATTGGAGCCTACTGGGCGGAGCGGCGCGAGCTGGGCGCGCGCGAGGTGGCGCTCCTCCAGGCGCTCGCGGACTCCGCAGCGGTCGCGGTGGAGAACGGCCGGCTGTATGAGGCGGAGCGCAAGGCGCGCCGGGCCGCGGAGTCGCAGATGCGGCTGCGGGGCGAACTGCTCGCGATGGTGTCGCACGACTTGCGCAATCCGCTGGGCGTCATCTCGATGACGTCATCGCTCCTGGCGCCCTTCGTGGCGCCGCAACATGGGCGTGCGCGCCAGCACCTGGACACGCTCAACCGCTCCGCGCTGCGGATGGAGCGGCTCATCCATGACCTGCTCGACTTCGCGGCCATCGAGGGCGGTGGCTTCCGCGTGCGGCGGGTGGCGCTGTCGCTCTCGCGTTTGTTGGAGCAGGCCTCGGAGCTGGAGCCGCTGACCCTGGAGCGCGGCATCGAACTGGAGGTCCGGCTGCCCGAGCGGGATGTGGAAGTGTGGTGCGACCCGGACCGCATCCATCAGGTGTTCTCCAACCTGGTGGGCAACGCCGTCCGCTTCACCCCGCCCGGGGGGCGCATCACCGTCATGGCGGAGATTCAATCAGGACAGGTCGACCTGAGCGTGGAGGACACGGGCTCCGGTATCGCTCCCGAGGTGCTTCCCGTGGTGTTCGACCGCTTCCGCCGCCCGATGACCCCCGTTCCAGGCAGCGGCGTGGGACTGGGGCTCTCCATCACCCGAGGCATCGTCGAGGCGCACGGCGGTGAGGTCCACGTGCGCAGCCGCTTGGGCGAGGGGACGACGTTCACCTTCTCGCTGCCCCGCGAGGACGAGGCGGTTCAGGGGCAGGTCAGCTCGTAG
- a CDS encoding amino acid ABC transporter ATP-binding protein: MALVEVRNLHKRFGALEVLKGVDLSVQPGEVVVFVGPSGCGKSTLLRCLCGLEVPSEGEVIVAGTPVRDEPKALQALHRRVGMVFQRFHLFPHLSALDNVTLAPRKVLGLSEDEARALGKRMLGMVHMDSRAEAFPAQLSGGQQQRVAIARALAMKPELMLFDEPTSALDPELVGEVLEVMRELAREGMTMCVVTHEMGFAADVAHRVLFMDAGKVVEQGTAQQVLREPQHPRTREFLSRLLQR, translated from the coding sequence ATGGCGCTCGTCGAGGTTCGCAATCTGCACAAGCGCTTCGGCGCGCTGGAGGTCCTCAAGGGCGTGGACCTCTCGGTGCAGCCTGGAGAGGTGGTCGTCTTCGTGGGCCCGTCGGGCTGTGGCAAGTCCACGCTCCTGCGGTGCCTGTGTGGGCTGGAGGTCCCGTCCGAAGGCGAGGTCATCGTCGCAGGTACCCCCGTGCGCGACGAGCCCAAGGCGCTCCAGGCCCTGCACCGCCGCGTGGGCATGGTGTTCCAGCGTTTCCACCTGTTCCCTCACCTGAGCGCGCTGGACAACGTGACGCTGGCGCCGCGCAAGGTGCTGGGCCTGTCGGAGGACGAGGCGCGGGCGCTGGGCAAGCGCATGCTGGGGATGGTCCACATGGACTCGCGCGCGGAGGCGTTCCCCGCGCAGCTCTCCGGTGGACAGCAGCAGCGCGTGGCGATTGCCCGCGCGCTGGCGATGAAGCCGGAGCTGATGCTCTTCGACGAGCCCACCAGCGCGCTGGACCCGGAGCTCGTGGGCGAGGTGCTGGAGGTCATGCGTGAGCTGGCGCGCGAGGGCATGACGATGTGCGTGGTGACCCACGAGATGGGCTTCGCGGCGGACGTGGCCCATCGCGTGTTGTTCATGGACGCGGGCAAGGTGGTGGAGCAGGGCACCGCGCAGCAGGTGTTGCGCGAGCCCCAGCACCCGCGCACCCGCGAGTTCCTGTCGCGCCTGCTTCAACGCTGA